In the genome of bacterium, one region contains:
- a CDS encoding ATP-binding cassette domain-containing protein yields MRVELASVTKEYGTKENGLCILSNVSACFEEGYSYAICGPSGIGKSTLL; encoded by the coding sequence ATGCGAGTCGAATTAGCGAGTGTAACAAAGGAATATGGGACGAAAGAGAATGGATTATGCATTCTCTCGAATGTGAGTGCATGCTTCGAAGAGGGATACAGTTACGCGATTTGTGGGCCCTCTGGAATTGGGAAGTCAACTCTTCTGC